From one Deinococcus aquaedulcis genomic stretch:
- a CDS encoding alpha/beta hydrolase, with the protein MKLRHTSLLLLSLSAGLVACRPTPAPDPLAAYTGQTLNWTACDPTILGEDQTELFGALKDRLRCADMTVPANWTAPNGMSMSVSLIRVAAANQSKRQGAIFFNPGGPGGDGLMFAPLFADMWENPELGKFFPDAAGLKQMSAEFDLIGFSPRGVGASSRLYCGSNELADHINPPAADRSEKNINALIRYGKLVAQACQKNPVTPLINTDATARDLNLARQLLGDQKLNYIGYSYGTWLGSWYAKLFPENTGRMLLDGNMSWNESMEDAFGLQPAAFERDFRDSVAPYLARQNAMLGLGQTGAEVYAAQNSLSEPLRSIMGNYIAQLMYGRDQLPLIGLLLKPAVVIDGVIKANPKATLDELLALAEKQTYFAAPQQNPLGVMFAQMLLFQRDQAMRPTPFPVEMGSFESTFTAITCNDTPWKQTLAGARARDEQDAKNYPLIGGASVANACLQWKGGASVQKPVLPANMPPVLMLQNELDPATPQEGALRALNSTPSAKMIMIDDEPQHAAFPYGTTCVDKPIIDYFLTGKMPEGKMTTCTAMPLPREDKVVPVKTLSVQSGALCVGQPSLSAQSLSEQRLTVARTEARRIIEDNARSFFLPKVGTGLKPEALKIQNCQ; encoded by the coding sequence ATGAAACTGCGTCACACTTCTCTGCTGCTGCTGTCCCTCTCTGCTGGTCTGGTGGCCTGCCGGCCCACGCCCGCGCCCGATCCCCTGGCGGCCTACACCGGCCAGACCCTGAACTGGACCGCCTGCGATCCCACCATTCTGGGCGAAGACCAGACAGAGCTGTTTGGGGCGCTGAAAGACCGCCTGCGCTGCGCCGACATGACGGTGCCCGCCAACTGGACCGCCCCCAACGGCATGTCCATGAGTGTGTCGCTGATTCGTGTGGCCGCTGCCAACCAGAGCAAGCGCCAGGGCGCCATTTTCTTCAACCCCGGCGGCCCCGGCGGCGACGGCCTGATGTTCGCACCCCTGTTTGCTGACATGTGGGAAAACCCCGAACTGGGCAAGTTCTTCCCTGACGCCGCTGGCCTGAAGCAGATGTCGGCCGAGTTCGACCTGATCGGCTTCTCGCCGCGTGGTGTGGGCGCCAGCAGCCGTCTGTACTGCGGCAGCAATGAACTGGCCGACCACATCAACCCCCCGGCGGCGGACCGCAGCGAGAAGAACATCAACGCCCTGATCCGTTACGGCAAACTGGTGGCCCAGGCCTGCCAGAAAAACCCGGTCACCCCGCTGATCAACACCGACGCCACCGCCCGCGACCTGAACCTCGCGCGCCAGCTGCTGGGCGATCAGAAACTGAACTACATCGGCTACTCGTACGGCACGTGGCTGGGCTCGTGGTACGCCAAGCTGTTCCCCGAAAACACCGGGCGCATGCTGCTGGACGGCAACATGTCCTGGAACGAGAGCATGGAAGATGCCTTCGGCCTGCAGCCTGCCGCTTTCGAGCGCGACTTCCGCGACTCGGTGGCGCCGTACCTTGCGCGGCAGAATGCCATGCTGGGCCTGGGGCAGACTGGCGCCGAAGTGTACGCTGCCCAGAACAGCCTCAGCGAGCCGCTGCGCAGCATCATGGGCAACTACATTGCCCAGCTGATGTATGGCCGCGACCAGCTGCCCCTGATTGGCCTGCTGCTTAAACCCGCTGTGGTAATTGACGGCGTGATCAAGGCCAACCCCAAGGCCACGCTGGATGAGCTGCTGGCCCTGGCCGAGAAGCAGACCTACTTTGCCGCGCCCCAGCAGAACCCCCTGGGCGTGATGTTCGCCCAGATGCTGCTGTTCCAGCGCGATCAGGCGATGCGCCCTACCCCCTTCCCGGTGGAGATGGGCAGCTTTGAGTCCACCTTTACCGCCATCACCTGTAACGACACCCCCTGGAAGCAGACCCTGGCCGGGGCCCGCGCCCGCGATGAGCAGGACGCCAAGAACTACCCACTGATTGGCGGCGCTTCGGTGGCCAACGCCTGCTTGCAGTGGAAGGGCGGCGCCAGCGTGCAGAAGCCCGTCCTGCCGGCCAATATGCCCCCCGTCCTGATGCTGCAAAACGAGCTGGACCCCGCCACCCCCCAGGAAGGGGCCCTGCGCGCGCTGAACTCCACCCCCAGCGCCAAGATGATCATGATTGACGACGAGCCCCAGCACGCGGCCTTCCCCTACGGGACCACGTGCGTGGACAAGCCGATCATCGACTACTTCCTGACGGGCAAGATGCCCGAAGGCAAGATGACCACCTGCACGGCTATGCCCCTGCCCAGGGAAGACAAAGTGGTGCCGGTCAAGACCCTGAGCGTGCAGAGCGGCGCGCTGTGCGTAGGCCAGCCGAGCCTGAGCGCCCAGTCGCTGAGCGAACAGCGCCTGACGGTGGCCCGCACCGAGGCCCGCCGGATCATCGAGGACAACGCCCGCAGCTTCTTCCTGCCCAAGGTGGGCACCGGCCTGAAGCCCGAAGCCCTGAAGATCCAGAACTGCCAGTAA
- a CDS encoding prepilin peptidase: MSPDLLLVVFAGLLGLLVGSFSNVLIWRLPRGENIAFPPSHCPHCDHRLGVADLVPLFSWLALKGKCRYCGAPIKARYPVVELLTGLGYATIAALFPPLTVGWGALGLMVLFTLLLVGSAIDLDTYTIPDELTLPGVALGLAFGALNGWWGTPALPDFAGAVQGALLGAGLLVAINQFGSWVLRRFRERQFPEFPLGYQQISLALLAGAWLGPWWGAGVGLLSAAVNFAARRVVRVPELLTLGGLLVSITLGSAGFGPGMILMVQGALAAAGAVSLVCGVYWWLHWRRHREDDTPEADAQSDASAMGFGDVKLAAVIGAFLGWERLLVAVVVAVFAGALFGLVQMAAKRENRVKFGPYLALGAVVALIWGGRLVAEYRGLLGL, encoded by the coding sequence GTGAGCCCTGATCTTCTTCTCGTGGTGTTCGCCGGTCTGCTGGGCCTGCTGGTGGGCTCGTTTTCCAACGTGCTGATCTGGCGGCTGCCACGCGGCGAGAACATTGCCTTTCCGCCCAGCCACTGCCCGCACTGCGACCACCGCCTGGGCGTGGCCGATCTGGTGCCGCTGTTTTCCTGGCTGGCCTTGAAAGGCAAGTGCCGCTACTGCGGGGCGCCCATCAAGGCGCGCTATCCGGTCGTGGAACTGCTGACCGGCCTGGGCTACGCCACGATTGCCGCGCTGTTCCCGCCCCTCACGGTGGGCTGGGGCGCGCTGGGGCTGATGGTGCTGTTCACGCTGCTGCTGGTGGGCAGCGCCATTGACCTGGACACCTACACCATTCCCGATGAACTGACGCTGCCCGGCGTGGCCCTGGGGCTGGCGTTTGGTGCGCTGAACGGGTGGTGGGGCACCCCGGCCCTGCCCGACTTTGCCGGGGCCGTGCAGGGCGCGCTGCTGGGGGCCGGGCTGCTGGTCGCGATCAACCAGTTCGGGTCGTGGGTGCTGCGGCGCTTTCGCGAGCGGCAGTTTCCCGAGTTTCCGCTGGGCTACCAGCAGATCAGCCTCGCGCTGCTGGCGGGTGCGTGGCTGGGGCCGTGGTGGGGCGCAGGCGTGGGCCTGCTCTCGGCAGCCGTCAACTTCGCGGCCCGGCGGGTGGTGCGCGTGCCCGAACTGCTCACCCTGGGGGGCCTGCTGGTCAGCATTACCCTGGGCAGCGCGGGCTTTGGTCCCGGCATGATCCTGATGGTGCAGGGCGCTCTGGCCGCCGCCGGCGCCGTGTCGCTGGTGTGCGGCGTGTACTGGTGGCTCCACTGGCGCCGCCACCGCGAGGACGACACCCCCGAAGCCGACGCCCAGAGCGACGCGAGCGCCATGGGCTTTGGCGACGTGAAACTGGCCGCCGTGATCGGCGCGTTCCTGGGCTGGGAACGCCTGCTGGTGGCGGTGGTCGTGGCGGTGTTCGCGGGCGCCCTCTTCGGCCTCGTGCAGATGGCGGCCAAGCGCGAAAACCGCGTGAAGTTCGGCCCCTACCTCGCCCTGGGCGCCGTGGTGGCCCTGATCTGGGGCGGCCGACTGGTGGCGGAGTACCGGGGGCTGCTGGGATTGTAG
- the rimO gene encoding 30S ribosomal protein S12 methylthiotransferase RimO: MTQAVTPAPATSGGTKKVGFISLGCPKALVDSERILTQLRVEGYEVAPSYEDADAVIVNTCGFITPAVEESLNAIGEALDATGKVIVTGCLGERPEKIMERHPKVAAITGSEAVDDVMGHVRELLPIETDAFTGLLPVAAPGMRPEREATRHGDVFAPSVKLTPRHYAYVKIAEGCNHTCSFCIIPKLRGLQVSRDAGAVLYEAFRLIAGGTKELMIISQDTSAYGVDVRYRESEFQGEQVRAHLTDLAAKLGEMGAWVRMHYIYPYPHVEKLVELMAQGKILPYLDVPLQHASPSVLKRMRRPGAGKQLDTIRRWREICPELVIRSTFIVGFPGETEEEFQELLQFLEDARLDRVGAFAYSDVEEADANKLDGPVPEDVKQERLARFMEVAQRISAEKLAEKVGRVMDVIVDEFNDDEDDQPGTKLIGRTKGDAPGIDGQVYVYAGDFAGQVKIGDIVRVRIEDSDEYDLYGEVVEKPAWTPNVPQLGHFGRH; this comes from the coding sequence ATGACACAAGCCGTAACGCCCGCCCCGGCGACGAGTGGGGGCACGAAAAAGGTGGGGTTTATCAGCCTGGGCTGCCCCAAGGCGCTGGTGGACAGCGAGCGGATTCTGACCCAGCTGCGCGTGGAAGGCTACGAGGTGGCCCCCAGCTACGAGGACGCCGACGCGGTGATCGTGAACACCTGCGGCTTTATCACGCCCGCCGTGGAAGAGAGCCTGAATGCCATTGGCGAGGCGCTGGACGCCACCGGCAAGGTGATCGTGACCGGCTGCCTGGGCGAGCGCCCCGAGAAGATCATGGAGCGCCACCCCAAGGTGGCGGCCATTACCGGCAGTGAGGCCGTGGACGACGTGATGGGCCACGTCCGCGAACTGCTGCCCATTGAAACGGATGCTTTTACGGGTCTGCTGCCGGTGGCGGCCCCCGGCATGCGCCCCGAGCGCGAGGCCACCCGCCACGGCGACGTGTTCGCCCCCAGCGTGAAGCTGACGCCCCGGCACTACGCCTACGTGAAAATTGCCGAGGGCTGCAACCACACCTGCTCGTTCTGCATCATTCCCAAGCTGCGCGGCCTGCAGGTGTCGCGGGACGCGGGCGCCGTGCTGTACGAGGCCTTCCGGCTGATTGCGGGCGGCACCAAGGAACTCATGATCATCTCGCAGGACACCAGCGCCTACGGGGTGGACGTGCGCTACCGGGAAAGCGAATTCCAGGGCGAGCAGGTGCGCGCCCACCTGACGGACCTGGCCGCCAAGCTGGGCGAGATGGGCGCCTGGGTGCGCATGCACTACATCTACCCCTACCCGCATGTGGAGAAGCTGGTGGAGCTGATGGCGCAGGGCAAGATCCTGCCCTACCTGGATGTGCCGCTGCAGCACGCCAGCCCCAGTGTGCTGAAGCGCATGCGCCGCCCCGGGGCCGGCAAGCAGCTGGACACCATCCGCCGCTGGCGCGAGATCTGCCCAGAGCTGGTGATCCGCTCCACCTTCATTGTGGGCTTTCCCGGCGAGACCGAGGAAGAGTTCCAGGAGCTGCTGCAGTTTCTGGAAGACGCGCGCCTGGACCGCGTGGGGGCCTTTGCCTACTCGGACGTGGAGGAGGCCGACGCGAATAAGCTGGACGGCCCCGTGCCTGAGGACGTGAAGCAGGAGCGACTGGCCCGCTTCATGGAGGTGGCCCAGCGGATCAGCGCCGAGAAGCTGGCCGAGAAGGTGGGCCGGGTGATGGACGTGATCGTGGACGAGTTCAACGATGACGAGGATGACCAGCCCGGCACCAAGCTGATTGGCCGCACCAAGGGCGACGCCCCCGGCATTGACGGACAGGTGTACGTGTACGCCGGGGACTTCGCCGGGCAGGTCAAGATCGGCGACATCGTGCGCGTGCGCATTGAGGACAGCGACGAGTACGACCTCTACGGCGAGGTGGTCGAGAAACCGGCCTGGACGCCGAACGTGCCGCAGCTGGGGCATTTCGGGCGGCATTAG
- a CDS encoding DUF2330 domain-containing protein: protein MRKTRLTWTVLGLALTSSAAAFCGFFVAKADSKLFNRTNQVIIARDGNRSVFTMMNDYSGDVKDFARIVPIPVVPKREDIRIGDPSIVQKLDAYSAPRLVEYFDENPCVPPQPVTMPTAATPSAPMEDRAARAQAQGVKIEASYQVGEYDILILSAQQQSGLAAYLRGEGYKLPAGADGMLGSYIKGGMKFFVVRVNVERFEKAGGGFLNPIVLSYTSEKFMLPIRLGTLNSPGEQDLTVYLLSPEGRVETSNYRTAPIPTNKEVPLLVKNQFGPFYRHLFRRAYEREGKSVALLEYAWNTNNCDPCSTEPPTPEELQAAGVFWRQEEGWGRPAPTPAGSAPPSGPAKPVYLTRLHVRYTAATFPQDLHFKVTKNQNTFQGRYILRHPYKGTANCSAMKTYRAGLKQRAEAQAQTLANLTGWDINHIRARMAGEP, encoded by the coding sequence ATGCGAAAGACCCGGCTCACGTGGACTGTTCTTGGCCTCGCCCTGACCTCCTCTGCGGCGGCATTCTGCGGCTTTTTTGTGGCCAAGGCCGACAGCAAGCTGTTTAACCGCACCAATCAGGTGATCATTGCGCGCGACGGCAACCGCAGCGTGTTCACGATGATGAACGACTACAGCGGCGACGTGAAGGACTTTGCCCGGATCGTGCCCATTCCAGTGGTGCCAAAACGCGAGGACATCCGCATTGGCGACCCCAGCATCGTCCAGAAGCTGGACGCCTACAGCGCGCCCCGGCTGGTGGAGTACTTCGACGAGAACCCCTGTGTGCCGCCCCAGCCAGTGACCATGCCGACCGCCGCCACCCCCTCTGCCCCGATGGAAGACCGCGCCGCCCGCGCCCAGGCCCAGGGAGTGAAGATTGAAGCCAGCTACCAGGTGGGCGAATACGACATCCTGATCCTCAGCGCGCAGCAGCAGAGCGGCCTGGCCGCCTACCTGCGCGGCGAGGGCTACAAACTGCCAGCCGGCGCCGACGGCATGCTGGGCAGCTACATCAAGGGCGGCATGAAGTTCTTCGTGGTGCGGGTGAACGTGGAACGCTTCGAGAAAGCGGGCGGCGGGTTTCTGAATCCCATCGTGCTCTCGTACACCTCCGAGAAGTTCATGCTGCCCATTCGCCTGGGCACGCTGAATTCGCCCGGCGAGCAGGACCTGACGGTGTACCTGCTGTCGCCCGAAGGCCGTGTGGAAACCAGCAACTACCGCACGGCGCCTATCCCCACGAACAAGGAAGTGCCGCTGCTGGTGAAAAACCAGTTTGGCCCCTTCTACCGCCACCTGTTCCGGCGCGCCTACGAGCGCGAGGGCAAAAGCGTGGCCCTGCTGGAGTACGCCTGGAACACCAACAACTGCGATCCCTGCTCTACCGAGCCGCCCACGCCCGAGGAACTGCAGGCCGCTGGCGTGTTCTGGCGCCAGGAAGAGGGCTGGGGCCGCCCCGCCCCCACGCCCGCTGGCAGCGCCCCGCCCAGTGGCCCGGCCAAGCCCGTCTACCTGACCCGGCTGCATGTGCGCTACACGGCCGCCACCTTTCCCCAGGACCTGCACTTCAAGGTCACGAAGAACCAGAACACCTTTCAGGGCCGCTACATCCTGCGCCATCCGTACAAGGGGACAGCCAACTGCAGCGCCATGAAAACCTACCGCGCTGGTCTGAAGCAGCGCGCTGAGGCCCAGGCCCAGACGCTGGCCAACCTGACCGGCTGGGATATCAACCACATCCGGGCGCGCATGGCCGGGGAACCGTAG